Within the Deltaproteobacteria bacterium genome, the region ATGCTCAACGCGATCCTCGATGCGCGCCTGCTTTCTAAGCCCTGCCGTATCGACAAGCAAATAGTCCTGCCCATCACGGCGCAACTCCAAATCCACGGAGTCTCTCGTCGTTCCCGCCACGCTAGACACAATTGCTCGTTCCTCACCAAGAATCCTATTAACCAGCGTAGACTTACCGACGTTAGGTCGCCCGATAATCGAAACCCTAATGCGCTCAATTCTAGCAACCTGCTCATCCGTGGTATCGTCATCACCCTCGCACTCCTCGTCAATACTCTCATCTACCTCCGCTGTGCCGCCATCGGTATCGCGCGCGGCGTTGTCTCTCAAACTGCGCAGCTTATACGCCGACTGATATTGCTGCCATTCGGTATCCTCAGTATCGCTATCGTCGGGAACAAAGACAGGCGCGAAATCTGGCTCAGTTGATGAGCACTCACCATTAGAAACGAGCCGCTGCGAGACATCGAGCTCTCTCTCCCCTTGTGATTCAGATTCAAATTCCTCCAGTTCAAAAGCAGAGCGCTCCCTTTCTGCCCTAATTATCGCTCTTGCGTGAGCCTCAGCCTCCTTCTTTTGCTCAATCACCGAGTGCCACTTGGCTTTAAGAGCTTCCGCCTCCGGCAGCTCTTCTAGGATCTCCTCCACTAGCGAGGGAACGCCATGACCACCTAGGGCGCTAATATCCCTAAGTTCCGAAAGACCCAAGGCGTAAAACTCTGACACCTTACTCACATGCTCCTTTCCATCGCATTTATTCACGGCATAATAGACTGGGGTCTGCTGCCTTCTTAGCAACTCAACGATGTCTCTATCTTGTGGACACAAACCTGCATTTCCATCGAACAACGCTATAATTGCATCAGCTTCCCTAATAGCAAGTGTCGTTTGCATACTAACTAGATTAGTTAGCTCATCCTCTGATTCACTTACGAAGCCACCGGTATCTACGACTACAAAAGGAAAACTAAAGC harbors:
- the der gene encoding ribosome biogenesis GTPase Der → MALKTPIVAIVGRPNVGKSTLFNSIVNRQKAIVEDIAGVTRDRNYELVERFSFPFVVVDTGGFVSESEDELTNLVSMQTTLAIREADAIIALFDGNAGLCPQDRDIVELLRRQQTPVYYAVNKCDGKEHVSKVSEFYALGLSELRDISALGGHGVPSLVEEILEELPEAEALKAKWHSVIEQKKEAEAHARAIIRAERERSAFELEEFESESQGERELDVSQRLVSNGECSSTEPDFAPVFVPDDSDTEDTEWQQYQSAYKLRSLRDNAARDTDGGTAEVDESIDEECEGDDDTTDEQVARIERIRVSIIGRPNVGKSTLVNRILGEERAIVSSVAGTTRDSVDLELRRDGQDYLLVDTAGLRKQARIEDRVEHFCSMRSLRALADCDVAVLVIDASAGIGAQDAKIAGMAHEQGRGLVVAVNKWDLVEKDHRSVKEYTSKIKEALKFAPYAPIIFISALSGRRCLKVLEGAREVAYERARRISTGRLNRILRRAVKHFPLPVYRGRPLKLFYGQQIAVEPPRFVLFFNHPRGVHFSYLRYLKNELRSACGFENCEIKIATQKR